A single window of Thiohalorhabdus sp. Cl-TMA DNA harbors:
- a CDS encoding efflux RND transporter permease subunit, with protein sequence MIRRVIEWSLANRFLVVVGALLLLGWGIFAMLRTPLDAIPDLSDVQVIIKTEYPGQAPQVVEDQVTYPLTTTMLSVPGTKAVRGYSFFGDSYVYVVFEDGTDMYWARSRVLEYLNEAASELPDGVQPSLGPDATSVGWIYQYALVDRTGQHSLAELRSLQDWFLKYELQTVEGVAEVAAVGGMVRQYQVVVDPEKLLALEIPLSRVKKALQRGNQEAGGSVVEMAEAEYMVRARGYVDSLDDLRTIPVAVDSDGTPIHIRDVAEVRFGPELRRGVAELNGNGEVAGGIIVMRYGENALATIDRVKARLEKLKDGLPEGVEIVPTYDRSGLITDAVDTLRDRLIEELLIVAAVALIFLFHLRSTFVAVVALPLGILGAFVVMYYQGINANIMSLGGIALAIGTMVDGAMVMIENAHKHLERDPEAERWEVVRRTAVEVGPALFFSLLIIALSFVPVFALEAQEGRLFAPLAFTKTYAMAIAAGLSITLVPVLMGYFIRGRIRGESENPVNRAVTAAYRPVIGAALRFPKTTVALTVAVLASTYYPYSKLGTEFMPPLWEGDLLYMPTTDPGISIGKAKQLLQQTDKIIQSFPEVETTFGKVGRAETATDPAPLTMIETTITLKPKSEWREGMTVEKLKRELDRAIDIPGLTDAWTMPIKTRIDMLATGIKTPVGIKVAGPELAGIQELAGRIEQVLAEVPGTASAYAERTASGRYVSVDVDRALAARYGLNVADVQEVVRTAVGGMNVTQSVEGRERYPINLRYPREYRDRLEELRQVRVATPTGAQVPLTQVADIRVETGPPMIKSDNARLNGYVYLDIQNVDIGTYVQRAKKAVAEQVDIPPGYSLTWSGQYEYMQRAMAKLQLLVPLTLVIIALLLYLNFRRLTEVAVVLGTVPFALVGGFWLFYLLGYDLSIAAGVGFIALAGVAVEIGVVMLVYLNLAVQRYREEGRLEEEGGLREAIMDGALRRIRPIAMTVLATTLGLLPIMIGHGTGSQVMKRIAGPMVGGMVTTTILTLIVIPVVYRWVQGWRVRQR encoded by the coding sequence ATGATCCGCCGCGTCATCGAATGGTCCCTGGCTAATCGCTTCCTGGTGGTGGTCGGTGCGCTGCTGCTCCTGGGCTGGGGCATCTTCGCCATGCTGCGCACGCCCCTGGACGCCATTCCGGACCTCTCGGACGTCCAGGTGATCATCAAGACCGAATACCCCGGCCAGGCGCCGCAGGTGGTGGAGGACCAGGTCACCTACCCGCTCACCACCACCATGCTCTCCGTGCCCGGCACCAAGGCGGTGCGCGGCTATTCCTTCTTCGGCGACTCCTACGTCTACGTGGTCTTCGAGGACGGCACCGACATGTACTGGGCCCGCTCGCGGGTGCTGGAGTACCTCAACGAGGCCGCCTCGGAGCTGCCCGACGGCGTCCAGCCCTCCCTGGGGCCCGACGCCACCTCGGTGGGCTGGATCTACCAGTACGCCTTAGTCGACCGCACCGGGCAGCACTCCCTGGCCGAGCTGCGCTCCCTGCAGGACTGGTTCCTCAAGTACGAGCTGCAGACCGTGGAGGGCGTGGCCGAGGTGGCCGCCGTGGGCGGCATGGTGCGCCAGTACCAGGTGGTGGTGGACCCGGAGAAGCTGCTCGCCCTGGAGATCCCGCTGTCCCGGGTGAAAAAGGCGCTCCAGCGCGGCAACCAGGAGGCCGGCGGCTCGGTGGTGGAGATGGCCGAGGCGGAGTACATGGTGCGCGCCCGGGGCTACGTGGACTCCCTGGACGACCTGCGCACCATCCCCGTGGCCGTGGACAGTGACGGCACGCCCATCCACATCCGCGACGTGGCCGAGGTGCGCTTTGGGCCGGAGCTGCGCCGCGGCGTGGCGGAGCTGAACGGCAACGGCGAGGTGGCCGGCGGCATCATCGTCATGCGCTACGGCGAGAACGCCCTGGCCACCATCGACCGGGTGAAGGCGCGCCTGGAGAAGCTCAAGGACGGCCTGCCGGAGGGCGTGGAGATCGTGCCCACCTACGACCGCTCCGGGCTGATCACCGACGCCGTGGACACCCTGCGCGATCGACTCATCGAGGAGCTGCTGATCGTCGCCGCGGTGGCGCTGATTTTCCTGTTCCACCTGCGCTCCACCTTCGTGGCGGTGGTGGCCCTGCCGCTGGGGATCCTCGGCGCCTTCGTGGTCATGTACTACCAGGGCATCAACGCCAACATCATGTCCCTGGGCGGCATCGCCCTGGCCATCGGCACCATGGTGGACGGCGCCATGGTCATGATCGAGAACGCCCACAAGCACCTGGAGCGCGACCCGGAGGCGGAGCGCTGGGAGGTGGTGCGCCGCACCGCCGTGGAGGTGGGCCCGGCGCTGTTCTTCAGCCTGCTCATCATCGCCCTGTCCTTCGTGCCGGTGTTCGCCCTGGAGGCGCAGGAGGGCCGGCTGTTCGCGCCGCTCGCCTTCACCAAGACCTACGCCATGGCCATCGCCGCCGGGCTGTCCATCACCCTGGTGCCGGTGCTCATGGGCTACTTCATCCGCGGCCGCATCCGCGGCGAGTCGGAGAACCCGGTGAACCGCGCCGTGACGGCCGCCTACCGGCCGGTGATCGGCGCCGCCCTGCGCTTCCCCAAGACCACCGTGGCCCTCACCGTGGCCGTGCTCGCCTCCACCTACTACCCCTACAGCAAGCTCGGCACGGAGTTCATGCCGCCGCTGTGGGAGGGCGACCTGCTGTACATGCCCACCACCGACCCGGGCATCTCCATCGGCAAGGCCAAGCAGCTCCTGCAGCAGACCGACAAGATCATCCAGTCCTTCCCCGAGGTGGAGACTACCTTCGGCAAGGTGGGCCGCGCCGAGACCGCCACCGACCCTGCGCCGCTGACCATGATCGAGACCACCATCACCCTCAAGCCGAAGTCCGAGTGGCGGGAGGGCATGACGGTGGAGAAGCTGAAACGGGAGCTGGACCGGGCCATCGACATCCCCGGCCTCACCGACGCCTGGACCATGCCCATCAAGACGCGCATCGACATGCTCGCCACCGGCATCAAGACCCCGGTGGGCATCAAGGTGGCCGGCCCCGAGCTCGCCGGCATCCAGGAGCTCGCCGGGCGCATCGAGCAGGTGCTCGCCGAGGTGCCGGGCACGGCGTCGGCCTACGCCGAGCGCACCGCCAGCGGCCGCTACGTCTCGGTGGACGTGGACCGCGCGCTCGCCGCCCGCTACGGCCTGAACGTCGCCGACGTGCAGGAGGTGGTGCGCACCGCCGTGGGCGGCATGAACGTCACCCAGAGCGTAGAGGGCCGCGAGCGCTACCCCATCAACCTGCGCTACCCGCGCGAGTACCGCGACCGCCTGGAGGAGCTGCGCCAGGTGCGCGTGGCCACGCCGACGGGCGCCCAGGTGCCGCTGACCCAGGTGGCGGACATCCGGGTGGAGACCGGCCCGCCCATGATCAAGAGCGACAACGCCCGGCTGAATGGCTACGTCTACCTCGACATCCAGAACGTGGACATCGGCACCTACGTGCAGCGCGCGAAAAAGGCGGTGGCGGAGCAGGTGGACATCCCGCCCGGCTACTCGCTCACCTGGTCCGGGCAGTACGAGTACATGCAGCGGGCCATGGCCAAGCTGCAGCTCCTGGTGCCGCTGACCCTGGTGATCATCGCGTTGCTGCTGTACCTGAACTTCCGCCGCCTCACCGAGGTGGCCGTGGTCCTCGGCACCGTGCCCTTCGCCCTGGTGGGGGGCTTTTGGCTGTTCTACCTGCTCGGCTACGACCTCTCCATCGCCGCGGGGGTGGGCTTCATCGCCCTGGCCGGCGTGGCGGTGGAGATCGGCGTGGTGATGCTCGTCTACCTGAATCTGGCCGTGCAGCGCTACCGGGAGGAAGGCCGACTGGAAGAGGAAGGCGGCCTGCGTGAGGCCATCATGGACGGCGCCTTGCGCCGCATCCGCCCCATCGCCATGACCGTGCTCGCCACCACGCTGGGCCTGCTGCCCATCATGATCGGCCACGGCACCGGCTCGCAGGTCATGAAGCGTATCGCCGGGCCCATGGTGGGGGGAATGGTGACGACCACTATCCTGACCTTGATTGTGATTCCGGTGGTTTATCGGTGGGTGCAGGGGTGGCGGGTAAGGCAGAGATAG
- a CDS encoding efflux RND transporter periplasmic adaptor subunit, translated as MSSTLKSTLLLVIGVALGVGALYGVGVYQPTWLGLETGGAASGGKGSGGQAANRDDGGEEEREVLYWVAPMDDSYRRDKPGKSPMGMDLVPVYADEAAGKPGTVEISPEVVNNLGVKTAQAERRTLNRTLRTVGTVTYDERKVSHIHTRVEGWVEKLYLDAEGDRVSVDERILEIYSPELVTAQEEYLLALRRQQRLGGSGAVSPMEDMVRQARERLLFYGIAPEEIEELRRTGEIQRTVVLRAPHAGVVTRLGVREGMRVTPEKNLYTVADLSTVWVMADVYAYQAEWVAENDPVTLELPFYPGREWRGKVDYVYPYMDPDTRTVNARLVFDNPDGTLKPQMFAKAVIHADPQKDVIAVPRESVIRTGKREVVVTALGEGRFRPVKVKTGVESGEWVEIRKGLAAGQKVVTSGQFLLDAESDFGAAMERMDSGEKKKDMEGMDHGDTNRGRKDGSGDSMNHGDMDQESMEEDAGSPMDHEGHSMEEKTSLLGAPGLDGGGEPGKWGGKSKRRGQEAAPTGIPSQWGILDKGTARLAPDRAPKAAIPPVEEASGEHAPVTPPVGAASGRDAFRLNRSGALTRPIAVGSRRGREAAATKASSGWAILTKGMAQRDRDRVPAAAMPPVKAASEEHALVMPPVGAASGRDAFRFGIRESLGFSVAAGSRSHRGADAGPEAHS; from the coding sequence ATGAGCTCGACTCTGAAATCCACCCTCCTCCTGGTAATCGGCGTGGCCCTGGGCGTTGGGGCACTCTACGGGGTGGGCGTTTACCAACCCACCTGGCTGGGCCTGGAAACCGGCGGCGCCGCATCCGGCGGCAAGGGCTCCGGAGGCCAGGCCGCCAACAGGGACGACGGCGGCGAGGAGGAACGCGAGGTCCTCTACTGGGTCGCGCCCATGGACGACTCCTACCGCCGCGACAAGCCCGGTAAGTCGCCCATGGGCATGGACCTGGTGCCCGTCTACGCCGACGAGGCGGCGGGCAAGCCCGGCACGGTGGAGATCAGCCCGGAGGTGGTGAACAACCTGGGCGTGAAGACCGCCCAGGCCGAGCGCCGCACCCTGAACCGCACCCTGCGCACGGTGGGCACGGTCACCTACGACGAGCGCAAGGTGAGCCACATCCACACCCGGGTGGAGGGCTGGGTGGAGAAGCTCTACCTGGACGCCGAGGGCGACCGGGTCTCGGTGGACGAGCGCATCCTGGAGATCTACTCGCCGGAGCTGGTCACCGCGCAGGAGGAATACCTGCTCGCCCTGCGCCGCCAGCAGCGCCTGGGCGGCTCCGGGGCCGTCTCGCCCATGGAGGACATGGTGCGTCAGGCCCGCGAGCGGCTGCTGTTCTACGGCATCGCCCCCGAGGAGATCGAGGAGCTGCGCCGCACCGGCGAGATCCAGCGCACCGTGGTGCTGCGCGCGCCCCACGCCGGGGTGGTGACCCGGCTCGGCGTGCGCGAGGGCATGCGCGTCACCCCGGAGAAGAACCTCTACACCGTGGCGGACCTGTCCACCGTGTGGGTCATGGCCGACGTCTACGCCTACCAGGCCGAGTGGGTGGCGGAGAATGACCCGGTAACCCTGGAGCTGCCCTTCTACCCGGGCCGCGAGTGGCGGGGCAAGGTGGACTACGTATACCCCTACATGGACCCGGACACCCGCACCGTCAACGCCCGCCTGGTCTTCGACAACCCCGACGGCACCCTCAAGCCGCAGATGTTCGCCAAGGCGGTCATCCACGCCGACCCGCAAAAGGACGTCATCGCCGTGCCGCGCGAGTCCGTGATCCGCACCGGCAAGCGTGAGGTGGTGGTCACCGCCCTCGGCGAGGGCCGCTTCCGGCCGGTGAAGGTAAAAACCGGCGTGGAGTCCGGCGAGTGGGTGGAGATCCGCAAGGGCCTCGCCGCCGGGCAGAAGGTGGTCACGTCGGGGCAGTTCCTGCTCGACGCCGAGAGCGACTTCGGCGCCGCCATGGAGCGCATGGATTCGGGGGAGAAGAAGAAGGACATGGAGGGGATGGATCACGGGGACACGAACAGGGGGCGGAAGGACGGCTCCGGTGACTCCATGAATCACGGCGACATGGACCAAGAGTCCATGGAGGAGGATGCCGGTTCCCCCATGGACCATGAAGGCCATTCCATGGAGGAGAAGACCTCCCTGCTGGGCGCGCCCGGCCTGGATGGGGGCGGAGAGCCGGGCAAGTGGGGTGGGAAATCGAAGCGTCGCGGCCAGGAGGCCGCTCCCACAGGGATCCCCTCCCAGTGGGGAATCCTCGACAAGGGGACGGCTCGGCTCGCCCCGGATCGGGCGCCCAAGGCCGCAATCCCTCCCGTGGAGGAGGCCTCCGGGGAGCACGCCCCGGTAACGCCCCCCGTGGGAGCGGCCTCCGGCCGCGACGCCTTTCGGTTGAATCGTTCGGGGGCCTTAACCCGGCCTATTGCGGTCGGAAGCCGTCGCGGCCGGGAGGCCGCTGCCACCAAGGCCTCCTCCGGGTGGGCAATCCTGACCAAAGGGATGGCTCAGCGCGATCGGGATCGGGTGCCCGCTGCCGCAATGCCTCCTGTGAAGGCGGCCTCCGAAGAGCACGCGCTGGTAATGCCCCCAGTGGGAGCGGCCTCCGGCCGCGACGCCTTTCGGTTTGGGATTCGGGAAAGCTTAGGGTTTTCTGTCGCGGCTGGAAGCCGCTCCCACAGGGGGGCTGATGCCGGCCCGGAGGCCCATTCATGA
- a CDS encoding TolC family protein, giving the protein MRISLSLFLCLFAGSLAAAPAAGPVLTLERAESRSLQNHPSLADLEARIRGAERRAVAEGTLSDPRMSVGLSNVPTDTFALDQEPMTQVQVGLHQDFPAPGTLALRERRAQEKGEAYRWKRADTRAELVRRVRKAWLERFYLDRALAVVEENLALFEELLAIARSQYRVGKGLQQEVLLANLERDKLLDKRAELERRKATADSRLANLLAGREGRFRLPDALPELPDPPAREALAKGLADHPSVQSMEARIQRRRTGVDLAEKAYYPDMGVDFVYGHRPGSEPDGGAWADFVTARFRMSLPIFNQAKHDGMLAAALAERDALERQRRTMLLDLRSTARSKRAALEAARERVALFEDTILPESEQTVEASVAAYTTGRLGFLDLVRARIEDFQHQLDLWRLRVDAEQAKADLLYLAAGGKGAGHAD; this is encoded by the coding sequence GTGCGTATTTCCCTGTCGTTGTTCCTGTGCCTGTTCGCCGGGTCCCTGGCCGCCGCGCCGGCGGCGGGTCCCGTGCTTACCCTGGAGCGGGCCGAGTCCCGCAGCCTCCAGAACCATCCCTCCCTGGCCGATCTGGAGGCGCGCATCCGTGGCGCCGAGCGCCGCGCCGTGGCCGAGGGCACGCTTTCCGATCCGCGCATGTCGGTGGGCCTATCCAATGTGCCCACGGATACCTTCGCCCTCGACCAGGAGCCCATGACCCAGGTGCAGGTGGGCCTCCACCAGGACTTCCCGGCGCCCGGCACCCTGGCGCTGCGCGAGCGCCGGGCGCAGGAGAAGGGCGAGGCCTACCGCTGGAAGCGGGCCGATACCCGCGCCGAGCTGGTGCGCCGGGTGCGCAAGGCGTGGCTGGAGCGTTTCTATCTGGACCGGGCCTTGGCGGTGGTGGAGGAGAACCTGGCCCTGTTCGAGGAGCTGCTGGCCATCGCCCGCTCCCAGTACCGGGTGGGCAAGGGCCTGCAGCAGGAGGTGCTGCTCGCCAATCTGGAGCGCGACAAGCTCCTGGACAAGCGCGCCGAGCTGGAGCGCCGCAAGGCCACCGCCGATAGCCGCCTGGCCAACCTCCTGGCCGGGCGGGAAGGCCGCTTCCGGTTGCCCGACGCCCTGCCGGAGCTTCCCGATCCGCCCGCCCGCGAGGCCCTCGCGAAAGGTCTGGCGGACCACCCGAGCGTCCAGTCCATGGAGGCCCGCATCCAGCGGCGCCGCACGGGCGTGGACCTGGCGGAGAAGGCTTACTACCCGGACATGGGCGTGGATTTCGTCTATGGCCACCGGCCCGGCAGCGAGCCCGACGGCGGCGCCTGGGCGGACTTCGTCACCGCCCGCTTCCGCATGTCCCTGCCCATCTTCAACCAGGCGAAGCACGACGGCATGCTCGCCGCCGCCCTTGCCGAGCGCGACGCCCTGGAGCGCCAGCGGCGGACCATGCTCCTCGACCTGCGCAGCACCGCGCGATCCAAGCGGGCGGCGCTGGAGGCGGCTCGCGAGCGGGTGGCGTTGTTCGAGGACACCATCCTCCCCGAGAGCGAGCAGACCGTGGAGGCCTCCGTGGCCGCCTACACCACCGGCCGCCTGGGCTTCCTCGACCTGGTGCGCGCCCGCATCGAGGACTTCCAGCACCAGCTCGACCTCTGGCGGCTGCGCGTGGACGCCGAGCAGGCCAAGGCGGACCTGCTGTACCTGGCCGCCGGGGGGAAGGGAGCCGGTCATGCGGATTGA
- a CDS encoding Rrf2 family transcriptional regulator — MRLTRHTDYALRVLMYLGARNNELATITEVAEVYKISRNHLVKVVNVLGREGYLQTVRGKGGGIRLGMPPEQIGVGAVVRVMEENLDIIDCVGTECPIIAPCRLRTALGEARDAFLAVLDSYTLADLVVQQEQILHALFDQAPAT; from the coding sequence ATGCGTCTGACGCGACATACCGACTACGCCCTGCGGGTGCTCATGTACCTGGGGGCACGCAATAACGAGCTGGCCACCATCACCGAGGTGGCGGAGGTCTACAAGATCTCGCGCAACCACCTGGTGAAGGTGGTCAACGTCCTGGGCCGCGAGGGCTACCTGCAGACCGTGCGTGGCAAGGGCGGTGGCATCCGCCTGGGCATGCCCCCCGAGCAGATCGGGGTGGGCGCGGTGGTGCGCGTCATGGAAGAGAACCTGGACATCATCGACTGCGTCGGCACGGAATGCCCCATCATCGCCCCGTGCCGGCTGCGAACGGCCCTGGGCGAGGCGCGCGACGCCTTCCTGGCCGTCCTGGACAGCTATACGCTGGCGGATCTGGTGGTGCAGCAGGAGCAGATCCTCCACGCGCTGTTCGACCAGGCACCGGCGACCTGA
- a CDS encoding cytochrome C oxidase subunit II → MHQEIAWQVSLLGILFIAAVFLFVFLRSSDSTEYGPVQKRFYRVRAFWFWALVAVGGWLSVETLASLPYAATHGQAEQSPAVAVDVTGHQWYWDMSRTEVPAGRTVEFRITSADVNHGFAIYNADREVVAQTQAMPGYTNKLRHTFREPGTYKVMCLEYCGLAHHNMTAQITVTAREG, encoded by the coding sequence ATGCACCAGGAGATCGCGTGGCAGGTATCCCTGCTGGGGATCCTGTTCATCGCCGCGGTGTTCCTCTTCGTGTTCCTGCGCTCCAGCGATTCCACCGAATACGGGCCCGTCCAGAAGCGCTTCTACCGGGTACGGGCGTTCTGGTTCTGGGCGCTGGTGGCGGTAGGCGGCTGGCTGTCCGTGGAGACGCTGGCGAGCCTGCCCTACGCGGCCACCCACGGCCAGGCCGAGCAGTCCCCGGCGGTGGCCGTGGATGTAACCGGGCACCAGTGGTACTGGGACATGAGCCGGACCGAGGTTCCCGCCGGACGCACCGTGGAGTTCCGCATCACCTCCGCGGACGTGAACCACGGCTTCGCCATCTATAACGCCGACCGGGAGGTGGTGGCCCAGACCCAGGCCATGCCCGGCTATACCAACAAGCTGCGCCACACCTTCCGCGAGCCGGGCACCTACAAGGTCATGTGCCTGGAGTACTGCGGCCTGGCCCACCACAACATGACCGCGCAGATCACGGTCACGGCCCGCGAAGGCTGA
- a CDS encoding cbb3-type cytochrome c oxidase subunit I: MSNPYQPDTELGRPERQVVLAYMGTAGILLLLMMAFGLIMRLAQGDLLGVAPDWFYRILTLHGTGMVGLAGLAGAGIMWYFLRKHVHLSLPVAWTNLVLFLIGVVLILGGVLAGGYAGGWTFLYPLPAKPMGMWSTTGAAAFLTGLLLIGVGFLLLHLDTARGIVARYGGLGKALGWPQLFGRNDGNAPPAPVVASTMVLIVNILGLVSGAAIVVMSLINLYFPAFQVDPLLAKNMIYFFGHVFINATIYMSVIAVYSLLPRYTGRPWKSSTKAFLGAWTASTVMVVIVYPHHILMDFAQPQWLHVMGQIISYTSGLPVLVVTAYGAITILYRSGIRWDLASGLLTLSAFGWAAGTIPAMVDATIVVNEVMHNTLWVPGHFHFYLLLGVMAMALGFMIWMARTYGNGNSSFLDGPAFWLYALGGLGLVGMFLMGGREGAPRRFAEYLEPWVPYAQWGALFAALVLLATTVLVARFFGQFLAGRQEASDARVA, encoded by the coding sequence ATGAGCAATCCGTACCAGCCCGACACCGAGCTCGGGCGTCCCGAGCGCCAGGTGGTGCTGGCCTACATGGGCACCGCCGGGATTCTGCTGCTGCTGATGATGGCCTTCGGCCTGATTATGCGCCTCGCGCAGGGCGACCTGCTGGGCGTCGCCCCCGACTGGTTCTACCGCATCCTCACCCTGCACGGCACGGGCATGGTGGGCCTAGCGGGACTCGCCGGCGCCGGCATCATGTGGTACTTCCTGCGCAAGCACGTGCACCTGTCCCTGCCGGTGGCCTGGACCAACCTGGTGCTGTTCCTGATCGGCGTGGTGCTGATCCTGGGCGGCGTCCTGGCGGGCGGCTACGCGGGCGGCTGGACTTTCCTCTACCCCCTGCCCGCCAAGCCCATGGGCATGTGGTCCACCACCGGCGCGGCCGCCTTCCTCACGGGCCTGCTGCTGATCGGCGTGGGCTTCCTGCTGCTGCACCTGGACACGGCGCGCGGCATCGTCGCCCGCTACGGCGGACTGGGCAAGGCCCTGGGCTGGCCGCAGCTCTTCGGCCGCAACGACGGCAACGCGCCGCCGGCGCCGGTGGTGGCCTCCACCATGGTGCTGATCGTCAACATCCTGGGGCTGGTGTCGGGCGCGGCCATCGTGGTGATGAGCCTGATCAACCTGTACTTCCCGGCCTTCCAGGTGGACCCGCTGCTGGCCAAGAACATGATCTACTTCTTCGGCCATGTGTTCATCAACGCCACCATCTACATGTCCGTGATCGCGGTCTATTCCCTGCTGCCGCGCTACACCGGCCGGCCCTGGAAATCCAGCACCAAGGCCTTCCTCGGCGCCTGGACCGCGTCCACGGTCATGGTGGTCATCGTCTACCCCCACCACATCCTCATGGACTTCGCCCAGCCCCAGTGGCTGCACGTCATGGGGCAGATCATCTCCTACACCAGCGGCCTGCCGGTGCTGGTGGTGACCGCCTACGGCGCCATCACCATCCTTTACCGCAGCGGCATCCGGTGGGACCTGGCCTCCGGGCTGCTCACCCTGTCCGCCTTCGGCTGGGCCGCCGGCACCATCCCCGCCATGGTGGACGCCACCATCGTGGTCAACGAGGTGATGCACAACACCCTGTGGGTGCCCGGGCACTTCCACTTCTATCTGCTGCTCGGCGTCATGGCCATGGCCCTGGGCTTCATGATCTGGATGGCCCGCACCTACGGTAACGGCAATAGCAGCTTCCTGGACGGGCCCGCCTTCTGGCTGTACGCCCTGGGCGGCCTGGGCCTGGTGGGCATGTTCCTCATGGGCGGCCGCGAGGGCGCGCCGCGGCGCTTCGCCGAGTACCTGGAGCCCTGGGTGCCCTATGCCCAGTGGGGCGCGCTGTTCGCCGCGCTGGTGCTCCTGGCAACCACCGTGCTGGTGGCACGCTTCTTCGGCCAGTTCCTGGCCGGGCGGCAGGAGGCGTCGGATGCGCGCGTGGCTTAG
- a CDS encoding SCO family protein has protein sequence MRAWLSAIGAAVLGTAALFWGTDGFRALTAETARRIAVSEHPRAVPDLRLQLQSGAEARLRDLRGELVVATFIYTRCTTMCPMLGLRMKRIRAALPEGAAGAEVHLLSLSFDPEHDTPDRLAAYAGRYGARPGHWWVARPRKGLEGILDTFGVVVLPDGRDGFRHNGAFYLIDRAGRLTGIYPDDKPQRVAAAVEARL, from the coding sequence ATGCGCGCGTGGCTTAGCGCCATCGGGGCGGCCGTCCTGGGGACGGCCGCCCTCTTCTGGGGAACCGACGGCTTCCGGGCCCTGACGGCCGAGACCGCCCGCCGGATCGCCGTGTCCGAGCACCCGCGCGCGGTGCCGGACCTCCGCCTCCAGCTGCAGTCGGGGGCGGAGGCCCGGCTCCGCGATCTGCGCGGCGAGCTCGTGGTGGCCACCTTCATCTACACCCGCTGCACCACCATGTGCCCCATGCTCGGCCTGCGCATGAAGCGGATCCGCGCCGCGCTGCCCGAGGGCGCGGCGGGCGCTGAGGTCCACCTGCTGAGCCTCAGCTTCGACCCCGAGCACGACACGCCGGACCGGCTGGCCGCCTACGCGGGCCGGTACGGGGCGCGGCCCGGCCACTGGTGGGTGGCCCGGCCCCGGAAGGGCCTTGAGGGGATACTGGATACCTTCGGTGTGGTGGTCCTGCCCGACGGCCGGGACGGCTTCCGGCACAACGGCGCCTTCTACCTGATCGACCGCGCGGGCCGGCTCACCGGCATCTATCCCGACGACAAGCCGCAGCGGGTGGCGGCGGCGGTGGAGGCGCGCCTGTGA
- a CDS encoding outer membrane beta-barrel protein translates to MIRRTLGAGVLITGLAVGSPAAGAQNPGYLGAGLAVQSVPGFDDGVAMSLKAGVRMDRVSPGFGLEGELTHSLFEPERDGFRGGNGDVSFTTLGGYATYMVPLPDRRVSLKGRLGLLWEDINPEGDDGNSEIGLSWGLGGQYRFNSQVSGFVEYTRIEADLSHLTGGMLLHF, encoded by the coding sequence GTGATTAGACGAACGCTTGGCGCGGGAGTCCTCATAACCGGGCTGGCGGTGGGTAGTCCGGCGGCCGGGGCGCAAAACCCGGGATACCTGGGCGCCGGCCTGGCGGTCCAGTCCGTGCCCGGGTTCGACGACGGCGTGGCCATGTCCCTGAAGGCGGGCGTGCGGATGGACCGCGTATCCCCCGGCTTCGGGCTGGAAGGCGAGCTGACGCACTCCCTCTTCGAGCCGGAGCGGGACGGCTTCCGCGGTGGCAATGGAGATGTCAGCTTCACCACCCTGGGCGGCTACGCCACCTACATGGTGCCGCTGCCCGACCGCCGGGTCTCGCTGAAGGGCCGCCTCGGCCTGCTCTGGGAGGACATCAATCCGGAAGGGGACGACGGCAATAGCGAGATCGGCCTGAGCTGGGGCCTGGGCGGACAGTACCGCTTCAACAGCCAGGTCTCCGGGTTCGTGGAGTACACCCGGATCGAGGCGGACCTCTCCCACCTCACCGGCGGAATGCTGCTGCACTTCTAG